A region from the Cannabis sativa cultivar Pink pepper isolate KNU-18-1 chromosome 9, ASM2916894v1, whole genome shotgun sequence genome encodes:
- the LOC115723125 gene encoding allene oxide synthase 1, chloroplastic-like: MASTSLTFPSLQPQFGLSKNPIKTPNLHRRLVNFPITASVSEPPSSISTPAPVTESKNLPTKKIPGNYGFPLIGPILDRLDYFYNQGRNEFFKSRVQKYQSTVFRTNMPPGPFIASNPRVIVLLDGKSFPVLFDVSKVEKKDLFTGTYMPSTELTGGHRILSYLDPSEPKHAKLKTLIFFMLKARRDMVIPEFHKTYTELFETLETDLAAKGKVSFGEANDQAAFNFLGRALYGVNPNDTKLGSDGPKLIQKWVLLNLHPILVLGLPKLVEELAIHTFRLPSFLVKSDYKRLFDYFYEAGNYVLDEAEQMGISRDEACHNLIFATCFNTFGGMKILFPNMLKSIGRCGIKLHTQLAEEIRNVVRSNGGKVTMAGMEQMPLMKSVVYEAFRFEPPVPLQYGKAKKDLLIESHDGVFEVKEGEMLFGFQPFATKDPKIFDRADEFVADRFVGEEGEKLLKYVVWSNGPETESPTVGNKQCAGKDFVVMFARLFVVELFLRYDSFDCDVGVSPLGAAITITSLKRASF, from the coding sequence ATGGCTTCCACATCTCTTACTTTCCCTTCTTTACAACCCCAATTCGGATTATCCAAAAACCCAATCAAAACCCCCAATCTTCACCGCCGTTTAGTTAATTTTCCGATCACCGCTTCAGTTTCTGAACCACCTTCTTCAATCTCAACTCCGGCACCGGTAACAGAATCCAAAAACCTCCCCACTAAAAAAATCCCGGGAAACTACGGATTCCCTCTGATCGGTCCAATTTTAGATCGATTAGACTATTTTTACAATCAAGGAAGAAACGAGTTTTTCAAATCACGAGTTCAGAAATACCAATCGACGGTTTTCAGAACCAACATGCCACCGGGTCCGTTCATCGCTTCAAATCCACGTGTCATCGTTTTATTAGACGGGAAGAGTTTTCCGGTACTGTTTGACGTCAGCAAAGTCGAAAAAAAGGATCTTTTCACCGGAACTTACATGCCCTCCACTGAACTCACCGGCGGCCACCGTATCTTATCGTATTTAGACCCATCGGAACCCAAACACGCCAAACTCAAAACCCTAATTTTCTTCATGCTTAAAGCTCGACGAGACATGGTGATTCCTGAATTCCACAAAACTTACACTGAACTCTTCGAAACCCTAGAAACCGATCTCGCCGCAAAAGGGAAAGTCAGTTTCGGAGAAGCTAATGATCAAGCGGCGTTTAATTTCTTGGGTAGAGCTCTTTATGGGGTTAATCCAAACGACACCAAACTCGGATCAGACGGTCCTAAATTGATTCAAAAATGGGTCTTGTTAAATCTTCACCCAATTCTAGTTTTGGGTCTTCCTAAATTGGTTGAAGAATTAGCAATCCATACTTTTCGATTACCCTCTTTTTTAGTCAAATCCGATTACAAAAGACTCTTCGATTACTTCTATGAAGCTGGAAATTACGTTCTTGATGAAGCTGAACAAATGGGAATCTCAAGAGATGAAGCTTGTCACAATTTAATCTTCGCAACTTGTTTCAACACATTTGGAGGAATGAAAATCCTTTTCCCAAATATGTTGAAATCAATCGGACGGTGTGGAATCAAACTCCATACCCAATTAGCTGAAGAGATCAGAAATGTGGTCAGATCCAACGGTggaaaagtaaccatggctggAATGGAACAAATGCCTTTAATGAAATCAGTTGTTTATGAAGCTTTTAGGTTCGAACCACCTGTGCCTTTACAATACGGTAAAGcaaaaaaagatcttttgatcgaAAGCCATGATGGGGTTTTTGAGGTTAAAGAAGgtgaaatgttatttgggtttCAACCTTTTGCTACTAAAGATCCGAAGATATTTGATAGAGCTGATGAGTTTGTTGCTGACCGGTTCGTCGGAGAAGAAGGAGAGAAGTTATTGAAGTATGTTGTTTGGTCTAATGGACCGGAAACTGAGTCGCCGACGGTGGGGAATAAACAGTGTGCCGGGAAAGATTTTGTGGTGATGTTTGCTAGGCTTTTTGTTGTTGAGTTATTTCTTCGTTATGATTCGTTTGATTGTGATGTGGGTGTTTCGCCATTGGGAGCTGCCATTACTATCACTTCTTTGAAAAGAGCAAGCTTTTAA
- the LOC115723343 gene encoding putative vesicle-associated membrane protein 726: MGQQSLIYSFVARGTVVLAEYTEFTGNFTSIASQCLQKLPASNNKFTYNCDGHTFNYLVENGFTYCVVAAESAGRQIPIAFLERVKEDFNKRYGGGKAATAVAHGLNKEFGSKLKEHMQYCVDHPEEISKLSKVKAQVSEVKGVMMENIEKVLDRGEKIELLVDKTENLRSQAQDFRQQGTKIRRKMWLQNMKIKLIVLGIIIALILIIILSVCHGFHC, encoded by the exons aTGGGGCAACAGTCTTTGATTTACAGCTTCGTTGCTCGAGGTACGGTGGTTCTCGCTGAGTACACGGAGTTTACGGGAAATTTTACCAGCATCGCTTCTCAATGTCTACAGAAGCTTCCTGCTTCGAATAATAAGTTTACTTATAATTGTGATGGTCATACCTTCAATTACCTCGTCGAAAATGGATTCA CCTATTGTGTAGTTGCAGCTGAATCTGCCGGTAGACAAATTCCTATTGCTTTCCTGGAAAGAGTTAAGGAGGATTTTAACAAAAGATATGGTGGAGGAAAAGCAGCCACTGCTGTTGCTCATGGCCTTAACAAGGAGTTTGG GTCCAAGCTGAAGGAGCATATGCAGTATTGTGTGGACCATCCTGAAGAGATCAGCAAGCTTTCTAAAGTTAAAGCTCAAGTGTCTGAAGTTAAGGGTGTTATGATGGAAAATATTGAGAAG GTTCTTGACCGTGGTGAGAAGATTGAATTGTTGGTGGATAAAACTGAGAACCTCCGCTCCCAG GCTCAAGATTTCAGGCAACAGGGGACTAAGATTAGAAGAAAGATGTGGCTTCAGAACATGAAGATAAAATTGATCGTTTTGGGTATAATCATTGCCTTGATTCTCATTATCATATTATCTGTTTGTCATGGTTTCCATTGTTAA